The Pectobacterium wasabiae CFBP 3304 DNA segment TGATGACAAAGGTGAAAAGCATCTGGACATGATTGGTGCGGTCGGGGTGGTGACGGTCGGCAACAACAATGAGTTCGTGTGGTCCTGTTTGCAGAAGTGTTTCGATAACCGCCTCTTCATGATGGGCGCGATTTCCTATCACAACGTGGCGGCAGCGCTGGCGCATAACATGGCGCTGCTCTCGCCACAGGGAAAACTGACCAAAATGGGTACGGCGACTGGAGGTGCAGAGGCGATCGAGGGAATGATCAAACTGGTCAAGCTCGGCACTCGACATAAAGCCCACAAGACTCACCTGCTGGCGACGCTGGGCGCGTTCCACGGTAAGACGTCTGGCGCGGTATCACTCGGTGGCAAGGATAAATGGCGTGCAGGGCAGCAGCCGACGTTAGACAATATCGATCATGTGACTTATGGATCGGTTACGGCGCTGGAAAGTGCGCTGGCGACAGGAAAATATAAGGCGTTTGTGGTGGAACCGATCCAGGGCGAAGGCGGCATTATCGTGCCGCCAGCGGGTTATCTGAAAGCCGCACGCGAGCTGTGCGATCGCTATGACACCCTGCTGGTGCTGGATGAGATTCAGTGTGGCGCGGCGCGTACGGGCAAATTCTGGTGCTGTGAACACGATGACGTCGTACCGGACTGTATCGTCTTCGCTAAAGGCTTATCTGGTGGGCTGGTGCCATTCGGCGGCTATCTCTGTACAGAAACCTTGTATGAAGCCGCTTA contains these protein-coding regions:
- a CDS encoding aspartate aminotransferase family protein codes for the protein MAQAKDIVPGFYTIDDAIALDGETTRALQLTHLNRMRSLDGHAKYFVRAEGSTFIDDKGEKHLDMIGAVGVVTVGNNNEFVWSCLQKCFDNRLFMMGAISYHNVAAALAHNMALLSPQGKLTKMGTATGGAEAIEGMIKLVKLGTRHKAHKTHLLATLGAFHGKTSGAVSLGGKDKWRAGQQPTLDNIDHVTYGSVTALESALATGKYKAFVVEPIQGEGGIIVPPAGYLKAARELCDRYDTLLVLDEIQCGAARTGKFWCCEHDDVVPDCIVFAKGLSGGLVPFGGYLCTETLYEAAYGTIETCYHHTATYQENTLSAAAALGSLQFIIEHDLCGMAERKGALMMQRLYEIQARHPQVIKEVRGKGLMIGIEFGRLPEALQASMGEYYSMAIAGLLVEKWRIQVNFTINNLAVFRFLPALTISEEELDYALNAFEAALNSVVEQAEQANTSVMTA